Proteins encoded together in one Phalacrocorax carbo chromosome 18, bPhaCar2.1, whole genome shotgun sequence window:
- the SEC16A gene encoding protein transport protein Sec16A isoform X5 encodes MQQPPQTVPAGAAAPPPAGIARNMYWRSSSLSKRANATAAPVQPVTDPFAYGRQTPQSSPLDNLSKGNALVMQSSSPAVFPQPAVMHTSPSCVGDNPHGPPTSLSAPVSQAGINTSTFSNAPIPSPSPGYVINSTMEVHPNADLGLHGPAVPLHYNTGAAVENSFSMHPGMVSLSNKPGGRQDVSRDPNDVPSGPNATSLFPPPPQQPVSQWRPVQGNLQSPVRNFMPCPEPSSQIDVHNISQSPVSTSHPPPQTNLQQGPVHQGIPQNIMQAPLSVGCEKNGKNGSANSSHHVNSIQPGNTFRQNTETTNAWLSQPYQEQFYPQPPLQDFSFVIPTAQENNAQNQAPDMSETSNRRIPIDQDSGTLSMFFKGDEAENEEILSSEKNYIVEKTEFDACQPNSASLYHQPTHSQRVPTNVLSQAQTGTGSANEMVQKGMDVQYFPKILSQQETQAAKHSMFVSDDKARIGDASGNGGSQYENVENLECIQNQEVLPSEPQNIGASAPAAGPDLYRYGSFPGQMLPKNAVVSHAEGGPNLEAPDSLPHPVRPDSVSSNYSNISHRSASSLARPQEQVGTFIQQESGKPDEESSASFFKQIDSSPLGGDSSDLNLGKSYHGNLSQPPTPSPPKPTGVFQTSANSSFEPVRSHGVGIKPAEIDQAKMVVELRENHSNQKNIKKNTAAPAASPGNLEQPPDNLETIFMPQVHPVPLAVTGETGNMLHSGSVVENIQSVSERRSSTRAQGAVKKCDSPATTLWAHNELPNFGGNVLLAPAAPAVYVPAKQTVEVIQPPEEGLSNQQPSKPGTIAVQLSQDGNISSENLENPPKMGEEEALQSQASSGYASLLSSPPTESLQNQPILIAQPNQSYNLAQPINFSISLSNQLSSNENNQPTKDSGVGDKPAVGPQTSHAGGTISGENVPLPVMQVGSILVNALPNTNLLKHNVLQSPVNSSDTASNQPANLLMKTPLNLAPEGQKNVNMEGFVPELASKPGSNSSVSPGTNLPSGSASTLAPPVNPVVQANNSANHPNSKEEAAGALDFTVSRTLEKSSASNSVQVHNQSLSGDPVYAQQSAGSAGQVGPELHDKQRFYQQVTKDVQHQAVSDRAVQGALPAQPQMQAAQMQQLTSGQSSVPSNYQIAAGTKAMPTSQQCENQVLSNHPQAAGPQEASSAQLTRYDQMSPDKQPVSGQPSGAPASTAPSTTTSQSVMPNVQQDLQRPPLPQTPQDAFGPPQNPYYYYRHPYDAYQPPYPPPYPPPDPRTAAHLYYMEDSYGQYDPRYRHYDSTSSAYMEPGSYRYSEPERPSSRASHCSDRPSSRQGYTEDYYTKSGWSDYYPGYYPNSYDYGDQNRWERYSSAYDPRYRDPRSYDQRYWYDAEHNPYQKREAYPYGNRHDRYEDNWRYDPRFTGSFDDESEPHRDLYGDEFDRRSVHSEHSGHSLRSSRSVHSHQSSFSSRSQQSQLYRSNHDLTANTYETTAQAVSLHTDYPYGGYAANFDGQQPFTDYGYPTETGWSAVEQAPLRPSTPEKFSVPHICTRFGPGGFLIKVLPNLPSEGQPALVEIHSMETMLQHSPEQEEMRAFPGPLAKDDTHKVDVINFAQNKATQCFKNENLIDKESASLLWDFIVLLCRQNGTVVGTDLAELLLRDHKTVWLPGKSPNEANLIDFTNEALEQVEEESGEAQLSFLTDSLITTIDSLEKETERFRELLLYGRKKDALESAMKHGLWGHALLLASKMDSRTHARVMTRFANSLPINDPLQTVYQLMSGRMPAASTCCGDEKWGDWRPHLAMVLSNLTNNVDLESRTIATMGDTLASKGLLDAAHFCYLMAQVGFGVYTRKTTKLVLIGSNHSLPFFKFATNEAIQRTEAYEYAQSLGTQPGCLPNFQVFKFIYACRLAEMGLAAQAFHYCEVISRTILKDPHYYSPVLIGQLIKMSSQLRLFDPQIKEKPEQESFIEPSWLVRLRHVDGQIKEGAIAYNTDTPPPYACSTPSSELDRASQCDGAGGGRDMGPGAENPLLASLLPNMAQQMQSVQLMPSVPQAVLDGSAAMIPPGDQEAVRSVPLYSVASQPGPGFAPPGFSNPYGTEPSPLYLGSALPPGGPPQETESRSEEQTNLETGAQRISPESPSKMSFPEQREEDFYGRMANMAPGRRSRSASQSSAHMGYGRRSRTTSESSAHSVGRERSNSAAKQPSPSPSVPVGKETKKEIKKEPAPRKTGGNWFRWLMGKGKNEAHLPDDKNKSIVWDEQKQRWVNLDEPEEESKPPPPPPTGFPKVPQAVPPGPGGPPSAPVNMFSRRAAGSRARYVDVLNPGGTKSGGAVPAPSDLFAPLAPMPIPANVFVPNSVPGEPQPMEGSGAAEHAPAANQTNADPAAAVEPETNVMPAC; translated from the exons ATGCAGCAGCCTCCACAGACTGTTCCAGCAGGAGCGGCAGCTCCACCTCCTGCAGGCATCGCTCGGAACATGTACTGGAGAAGCAGCTCGCTCAGTAAACGAGCAAATGCAACAGCTGCCCCAGTGCAGCCTGTGACAGACCCTTTTGCATATGGCAGACAAACTCCACAGAGTTCCCCTTTAGATAATCTGTCCAAGGGAAATGCATTGGTTATGCAAAGTTCTTCCCCAGCGGTGTTTCCGCAGCCAGCTGTTATGCATACTTCACCGTCATGTGTAGGGGACAATCCTCACGGACCACCTACGTCTTTATCAGCTCCTGTGTCTCAAGCAGGAATAAATACCAGTACGTTTTCTAATGCTCCAATTCCTTCGCCGTCCCCAGGATATGTTATAAATAGTACTATGGAAGTGCATCCAAATGCAGATCTTGGACTCCATGGGCCTGCAGTACCTTTGCATTATAATACAGGAGCAGCAGTTGAAAATTCTTTCAGCATGCATCCTGGAATGGTGTCTCTGTCAAACAAACCTGGAGGTAGACAAGATGTTAGTAGAGATCCAAACGATGTTCCTTCAGGACCCAATGCAACATCACTCTTCCCTCCACCTCCTCAGCAGCCTGTGTCTCAGTGGAGGCCTGTTCAAGGTAACCTGCAGTCTCCAGTTCGAAATTTTATGCCCTGTCCTGAGCCGTCTTCTCAGATTGATGTTCATAACATTTCTCAGTCTCCTGTTAGCACTTCTCATCCTCCTCCACAGACGAATTTACAGCAGGGTCCTGTACACCAAGGTATTCCACAAAATATCATGCAAGCGCCTTTATCTGTTGGTTGtgaaaagaatgggaaaaaCGGCTCTGCAAATAGCAGTCATCATGTGAACAGCATCCAGCCTGGAAATACGTTTAGGCAGAACACAGAAACGACTAACGCTTGGTTAAGTCAACCGTACCAGGAACAGTTTTACCCACAGCCACCATTGCAAGACTTCAGTTTTGTCATTCCCACAGCTCAGGAAAATAACGCCCAAAACCAGGCTCCAGATATGTCTGAAACATCAAATAGACGTATTCCCATAGATCAAGATTCCGGAACTCTCTCCATGTTTTTCAAAGGGGATGaggcagaaaatgaagaaatactttcatctgaaaaaaattacatagttGAGAAAACAGAGTTTGATGCTTGTCAGCCAAATTCAGCATCCTTGTATCACCAGCCAACGCACTCTCAGCGGGTTCCAACTAATGTTCTCTCTCAGGCGCAGACTGGTACAGGTTCAGCCAATGAGATGGTACAAAAAGGAATGGATGTCCAGTACTTCCCTAAAATCCTAAGTCAGCAGGAGACACAGGCCGCTAAGCACTCTATGTTTGTTAGTGATGATAAGGCACGTATAGGGGACGCGTCTGGGAATGGTGGGTCACAGTATGAAAATGTTGAGAACCTGGAGTGCATTCAGAATCAGGAAGTGCTGCCAAGCGAACCACAGAACATCGGTGCTTCAGCCCCTGCCGCTGGTCCTGATTTGTACAGATATGGATCCTTTCCAGGTCAGATGCTTCCGAAGAATGCTGTTGTGAGCCATGCTGAAGGAGGACCAAATTTGGAGGCACCCGATTCATTACCTCATCCTGTCCGACCAGATAGTGTATCTTCAAACTATAGCAACATTAGCCATAGAAGCGCTTCGAGCTTAGCAAGACCTCAAGAGCAAGTTGGTACGTTTATTCAGCAAGAAAGTGGGAAGCCTGATGAAGAATCTTCTGCCAGCTTCTTCAAACAGATTGACTCCTCTCCTCTGGGAGGTGATTCAAGTGACCTAAACCTGGGCAAGAGCTACCATGGTAATCTATCCCAGCCTCCAACTCCAAGTCCTCCTAAGCCTACAGGAGTATTTCAGACAAGTGCAAATAGTTCTTTTGAACCTGTGAGGTCCCATGGAGTTGGTATAAAACCTGCAGAGATTGACCAAGCAAAGATGGTGGTTGAATTAAGAGAGAACCACTCAAACCAAAAGAATATAAAGAAGAATACAGCTGCGCCGGCTGCATCCCCAGGCAACCTTGAACAGCCACCAGATAACCTGGAAACTATTTTCATGCCTCAGGTACACCCAGTGCCTCTTGCAGTCACTGGTGAAACTGGAAATATGTTGCACTCTGGATCTGTTGTGGAAAACATACAATCGGTATCTGAGAGAAGGTCCTCAACAAGAGCTCAGGGAGCAGTTAAGAAGTGCGATAGCCCAGCGACAACTTTGTGGGCTCATAATGAGTTACctaattttgggggaaatgttCTTCTagcccctgctgctcctgcagtgtACGTACCTGCCAAACAAACTGTAGAAGTTATTCAGCCACCAGAAGAAGGCCTGTCTAATCAGCAGCCAAGTAAACCAGGGACTATTGCTGTGCAGCTTTCCCAGGATGGAAATATATCTTCTGAAAATCTTGAGAATCCTCCCAaaatgggagaagaggaggcacTTCAGTCTCAGGCAAGTTCTGGTTATGCAAGTTTGTTGTCTTCTCCACCTACAGAGTCTTTGCAAAATCAGCCTATCCTGATTGCTCAGCCTAATCAAAGCTATAACTTGGCTCAGccaattaatttttctatttctctaTCTAATCAGCTaagcagcaatgaaaacaatCAGCCAACGAAGGACTCTGGGGTTGGGGACAAGCCTGCAGTGGGTCCCCAAACTTCACATGCTGGTGGGAccatttctggggaaaatgtgcCATTACCTGTGATGCAAGTTGGATCTATATTAGTTAATGCACTTCCAAATACTAATCTGTTAAAACATAATGTATTACAAAGCCCTGTTAATTCCTCTGATACTGCTTCTAATCAGCCTGCAAACTTGCTTATGAAAACTCCACTTAATTTGGCTCCAGAAGGGCAAAAGAATGTTAATATGGAAGGCTTTGTTCCTGAATTGGCTAGCAAGCCAGGGTCTAACTCATCCGTTTCTCCTGGGACTAATCTCCCCAGTGGAAGTGCAAGCACACTAGCCCCCCCTGTTAATCCTGTAGTACAGGCTAATAATTCTGCAAATCATCCAAATAGCAAAGAAGAAGCTGCTGGAGCACTCGACTTCACGGTATCACGGACgttggagaaaagcagcgcaAGTAATTCTGTACAGGTGCATAATCAGTCACTTTCTGGTGATCCAGTATATGCCCAACAGTCAGCTGGTAGTGCTGGTCAGGTGGGTCCTGAGCTGCATGACAAACAACGTTTCTATCAACAGGTGACAAAAGATGTACAGCATCAGGCTGTATCAGACAGAGCTGTACAAGGAGCATTGCCAGCTCAACCACAAATGCAAGCAGCTCAAATGCAGCAACTAACATCGGGGCAGTCCTCAGTTCCTTCAAACTACCAGATTGCCGCAGGGACTAAAGCCATGCCGACATCACAGCAGTGTGAGAACCAGGTGCTGAGTAACCATCCTCAAGCCGCGGGCCCCCAAGAGGCAAGTTCAGCACAGCTGACAAGGTACGATCAGATGAGTCCTGATAAGCAACCGGTGTCTGGACAGCCGTCGGGTGCTCCAGCTTCCACAGCCCCTTCTACCACCACCAGTCAGTCTGTCATGCCAAACGTGCAACAAGACCTGCAGCGTCCACCCCTGCCTCAGACTCCTCAGGATGCCTTTGGTCCACCCCAGAACCCTTACTACTACTACAGACATCCGTACGATGCTTACCAGCCTCCATATCCACCACCTTATCCTCCTCCAGACCCCAGAACAGCAGCTCATCTTTATTACATg GAGGATAGCTACGGACAGTATGACCCACGGTACAGACACTACGATAGCACCAGCAGTGCTTATATGGAGCCTGGGAGCTATCGGTATTCTGAGCCTGAACGTCCTAGTTCTAGAGCTAGTCACTGCTCTGACAGGCCTTCTTCTAG GCAAGGGTATACTGAAGATTATTACACAAAAAGTGGATGGAGTGATTATTATCCAGGCTATTACCCAAACTCATATGATTATGGAG atcAAAATCGCTGGGAACGTTACTCATCAGCCTACGATCCCAGATACAGAGATCCTAGGAGTTATGATCAGAGGTACTGGTATGATGCTGAACACAACCCTTACCAGAAGAGAGAAGCATATCCATATGGCAACAG ACATGACCGATATGAAGATAACTGGAGATATGATCCTCGTTTTACTGGAAGTTTTGATGATGAATCTGAACCCCATAGAGATCTTTATGGTGATGAATTTGATAGACGCAGTGTCCACAGTGAGCATTCTGGTCATAGTCTCCGTAGCTCCCGCAGTGTTCACAGTCACCAGAGTAGTTTCAGCTCTCGCTCTCAACAA AGCCAGCTGTATAGAAGTAATCATGATCTAACGGCTAATACGTATGAAACTACCGCACAGGCAGTGTCGCTCCACACAGATTATCCATATGGCGGATACGCTGCTAACTTTGATGGACAACAGCCTTTTACAGATTATGGCTACCCGACTGAAACTGGATGGTCAGCTGTAGAACAAG cACCTTTAAGGCCCTCAACTCCTGAGAAattttcagtgcctcatatcTGTACTAGGTTTGGTCCTGGGGGCTTCTTAATAAAAGTGCTGCCAAACCTGCCTTCAGAAGGACAACCGGCTCTGGTTGAAATACACAGTATGGAG ACTATGTTACAGCATTCTCCAGAGCAAGAAGAGATGAGAGCGTTTCCTGGTCCTCTTGCTAA ggATGACACCCATAAAGTGGATGTTATTAATTTTGCACAAAATAAAGCTACACAGTGCTTTAAGAATGAAAATTTAATTGACAAAGAATCTGCAAGTCTGCTTTGGGACTTTATTGTACTGTTGTGCAGGCAGAATGGG ACTGTTGTGGGAACAGACTTGGCTGAACTTCTGCTCCGAGATCATAAAACAGTGTGGCTTCCTGGGAAGTCCCCTAATGAGGCAAATTTGATTGATTTCACTAATGAGGCTTTGGAACAAGTGGAAGAGGAGTCTGGTGAAGCCCAGCTCTCATTTCTCACTGATAGTCTTATAACCACAATTGACAGTCTtgagaaagagacagagagattCAGAGAGTTGCTGCTTTATGGCCGCAAGAAG GATGCTTTGGAGTCTGCCATGAAGCATGGTTTATGGGGTCATGCTCTGCTACTTGCCAGCAAAATGGACAGCAGAACACATGCAAGAGTTATGACCAG ATTTGCCAACAGTCTCCCAATTAATGACCCTCTGCAGACTGTTTACCAGCTCATGTCTGGAAGGATGCCAGCTGCATCCACG TGCTGTGGAGATGAGAAATGGGGAGACTGGAGGCCTCACCTAGCAATGGTGTTATCCAACTTGACCAACAATGTGGACTTGGAATCCAGGACCATTGCAACCATGGGAGACACTCTTG CTTCTAAAGGCCTGCTGGATGCTGCTCATTTTTGTTACCTTATGGCCCAAGTTGGTTTTGGAGTTTACACAAGGAAGACAACAAAGCTTGTCCTAATTGGATCAAATCATAG CTTGCCGTTTTTTAAGTTTGCCACCAATGAAGCCATTCAGAGAACAGAAGCCTATGAATATGCACAGTCACTAGGAACTCAGCCTGGCTGCTTGCCCAATTTCCAG GTTTTCAAATTCATCTATGCTTGCCGGCTAGCTGAAATGGGGCTTGCCGCTCAGGCTTTCCATTATTGTGAAGTGATTTCCAGAACTATCCTTAAAGATCCACATTACTATTCACCTGTACTTATTGGCCAGCTAATCAAG ATGTCATCACAACTACGCCTGTTTGACCcacagataaaagaaaaaccagaacagGAATCTTTTATTGAACCTTCATGGTTAGTAAGGCTTCGACATGTGGATGGACAGATCAAG GAGGGTGCAATAGCTTATAACACAGACACCCCACCACCGTACGCATGCAGTACACCAAGCTCTGAATTAGACCGTGCTAGTCAATGTGATGGAGCAGGAGGTGGCCGTGACATGGGTCCAGGTGCTGAAAATCCATTGTTGGCATCCTTATTACCCAATATGGCTCAACAGATGCAAAGTGTGCAGCTGATGCCTTCAG TACCTCAGGCTGTCCTTGATGGGTCAGCTGCTATGATTCCTCCTGGTGACCAGGAAGCTGTCCGAAGTGTCCCTTTGTATTCAGTGGCTTCTCAGCCAGGACCTGGCTTTGCACCTCCAGGATTTTCAAATCCATATGGAACCGAACCATCGCCACTGTATTTAGGGTCAGCATTACCACCAGGAGGGCCACCACAAGAAACTGAATCACGGTCAGAAGAGCAGACAAACCTGGAAACAG gagCGCAGAGAATTTCCCCAGAGTCTCCTTCAAAAATGTCTTTCCCTGAACAGAGAGAGGAGGATTTCTATGGCAGAATGGCTAACATG GCACCAGGACGAAGATCCAGATCTGCCTCTCAGTCTTCAGCACATATG GGCTATGGGCGAAGATCACGAACGACTTCGGAGTCCTCTGCTCATTCTGTGGGGCGAGAGAGATCCAACTCTGCAGCAAAACagccctctccttctccctctgttCCTGTAGGGAAGGagactaaaaaagaaataaaaaaggagccAGCACCTAGAAAG actgGTGGAAACTGGTTTCGCTGGCTgatggggaaagggaagaatgaagctcACCTTCCAGATGACAAGAACAAATCA ATTGTTTGGGATGAACAGAAACAACGCTGGGTTAATCTGGATGAACCAGAAGAAGAG AGCAAGCCTCCACCGCCACCTCCAACAGGATTTCCTAAAGTTCCTCAGGCTGTTCCACCTGGACCTGGAGGCCCACCTAGTGCCCCTGTCAACATGTTCTCCAGAAGAGCAG ctgGAAGCAGAGCCCGTTATGTTGATGTCCTGAATCCAGGTGGAACCAAGTCAGGTGGTGCTGTTCCTGCACCATCAGACCTATTTGCTCCCTTGGCACCCATGCCGATTCCTGCGAATGTATTTGTTCCGAACTCAG TTCCAGGGGAGCCCCAGCCAATGGAAGGGAGCGGTGCAGCAGAGCACGCGCCAGCTGCAAATCAAACCAACGCAGatcctgctgcagctgttgAACCAGAG ACAAACGTAATGCCTGCATGTTAG